The following are encoded together in the Falsiruegeria litorea R37 genome:
- a CDS encoding ABC transporter substrate-binding protein: MFEPNRRSLFLAASLVIASLMPAGANPIPPLQESTFWQAEVEAGDLPPVNERIPDEPIIVDLEAKGREFGLQGGTLSTMVTRSKDIRQMVVYGYARLVGYNENYELVPDLLASFENENNRKFTLRLRPGHKWSDGAPFTSDDFRYWWEDVANNPLLSPAGPLDFLRIEGELPKVSFPDELTVVYEWEHPNPNFLQSLAQARPPFIYRPAHFLKDYHGDFAEPEQLAVKVEEARVKSWAALHNKRDNMYKFDNSELPTLQPWINASAGKKIRHNFVRNPYYHRIDSNGVQLPYIDIVEMEIVAPGLVAAKSNAGEVDLQGRGLDFRDTSILKKGEADGNYKTNLWQTGVASQIAIYPNLNYADPVWREIMRDVRVRRALSLGIDRKTINQALYFKLAKPGSMTVLPASPFFKQERRDAWAAFDPETANALLDEAGLNKRDGNGIRMLPDGRPMEIVIETAGERQEVENALQIVTDTWREIGVKLVMRPLDRDILRNRVYAGSTMASVWFGWDNGIPQTYTSPDYLAPRHQEFLAWPKWGQHYQTNGDVGEAPDMPEAQRLMELALNWDRADTDEQRAAAWSEMLDIHSEQLYGIGILAEAPQPIVVSNRMRNVPKKGLWAWDPGAHFGVHRPDEFFMAE, from the coding sequence ATGTTTGAACCAAACCGCCGCTCTCTGTTTCTTGCCGCATCGCTGGTGATCGCCAGCCTGATGCCCGCCGGAGCGAACCCGATCCCGCCGCTGCAGGAAAGCACTTTCTGGCAGGCCGAAGTTGAAGCCGGCGACCTGCCCCCGGTCAACGAACGCATCCCGGACGAGCCGATCATTGTCGATCTCGAGGCCAAAGGCCGCGAGTTCGGCCTGCAAGGCGGCACGCTGTCGACCATGGTGACCCGGTCCAAAGATATTCGGCAGATGGTCGTGTACGGCTATGCCCGTCTGGTCGGCTACAACGAAAATTACGAGCTGGTGCCAGACCTGCTGGCGTCCTTTGAGAATGAAAACAACCGCAAGTTCACCTTGCGCCTGCGACCGGGTCACAAATGGTCGGATGGCGCGCCGTTCACCTCGGACGATTTCAGATACTGGTGGGAAGACGTCGCCAACAACCCGCTGCTCAGCCCCGCCGGCCCGCTTGATTTCCTGCGTATCGAGGGTGAGTTGCCCAAGGTCTCGTTCCCCGACGAGTTGACCGTTGTGTATGAATGGGAGCATCCCAACCCCAACTTCCTGCAATCGCTCGCTCAGGCGCGCCCGCCGTTCATCTACCGCCCGGCGCATTTCCTGAAGGACTACCACGGCGATTTCGCCGAACCCGAGCAACTGGCGGTCAAAGTCGAAGAGGCCCGTGTCAAAAGCTGGGCCGCGCTGCACAACAAGCGCGACAACATGTACAAGTTCGACAATTCCGAACTGCCCACCTTGCAACCTTGGATCAACGCCAGCGCCGGCAAGAAGATCCGCCACAACTTTGTCCGCAACCCCTATTACCACCGCATCGACAGCAACGGCGTGCAACTGCCCTATATCGACATCGTTGAAATGGAGATCGTGGCCCCCGGTCTGGTCGCCGCCAAATCCAACGCGGGCGAGGTTGACCTGCAGGGGCGCGGGCTGGACTTTCGCGACACGTCGATCCTGAAAAAGGGCGAAGCTGACGGGAATTACAAGACCAACCTGTGGCAAACCGGCGTGGCCTCGCAGATCGCGATCTATCCCAACCTGAACTACGCCGATCCGGTCTGGCGTGAAATCATGCGTGATGTGCGCGTGCGTCGGGCGCTGTCACTTGGCATCGACCGCAAAACCATCAATCAGGCGCTCTATTTCAAGCTGGCCAAGCCCGGGTCGATGACCGTGCTGCCCGCCTCGCCGTTCTTCAAACAGGAACGCCGCGATGCCTGGGCTGCGTTTGACCCCGAAACCGCCAATGCTCTGCTGGATGAGGCCGGATTGAACAAACGCGATGGCAACGGCATCCGAATGCTGCCAGATGGCCGCCCCATGGAGATCGTGATTGAGACCGCAGGTGAGCGGCAAGAGGTTGAAAACGCGTTGCAGATCGTGACCGATACCTGGCGCGAGATCGGCGTCAAACTGGTCATGCGCCCGCTGGATCGCGATATCCTGCGCAACCGGGTTTATGCCGGCAGCACCATGGCCTCGGTCTGGTTTGGCTGGGACAATGGTATCCCGCAGACCTATACCTCGCCCGATTATCTCGCGCCCCGCCATCAGGAGTTCTTGGCCTGGCCCAAATGGGGTCAGCATTACCAAACCAACGGTGACGTCGGCGAAGCGCCCGACATGCCCGAGGCGCAGCGCCTGATGGAGTTGGCCTTGAATTGGGACCGCGCCGATACAGATGAACAACGCGCAGCCGCCTGGAGCGAGATGCTGGATATCCACTCGGAACAGCTCTATGGCATTGGCATTCTGGCCGAAGCCCCGCAACCCATCGTCGTGTCGAACCGGATGCGCAATGTGCCCAAGAAGGGCCTTTGGGCCTGGGACCCTGGTGCACATTTCGGCGTTCACCGCCCCGATGAATTTTTCATGGCCGAGTGA